TAATCATTGCTGTGATTCTCGTTGGTAGTCTGTTCATTTCCGGTCTCGTCCAGAACCTGCCGATGACGGAATGGGTGCTCAGTATGGCACCCGCCACCCCCATCCTGGCATGGGCCGCGCGTGAATCATACCGCCAGCGCGACACAGCCGATGGCCTAGACCACCTCATGAAGGAGGCCAAGAAATTATGGACGCTGGCGCGGTCCGGAGAATGCGACGCCCGCAGTTGCCGTCAAAGATCGCGCGAGCTTCAAAACGCGATCTACACAAAGAGGGCCAACAGCCCGCTTGTCATGCCACTGCTGTACCTAATCAAACGCTCGCAGCTTGAGGACGAGATGGACGAAGGCGCGGCCGCTTTCCTGCGCGAGCTCGCGCCTCCCAGTTCGCACCCTGCCGGACCGCAAACCACAAAAGCATCGGAGTGATTTTTACGGAGGTGTTTGGCACGCCGTTGACGCCCGCCAAGCCTTTTCTAGGTGCCGTTTGCCCCTCACCGGCCCCCCCCCGCCCTGCGCGGCCCGCAAGCGGCCTCTCATCTGGGGACGTTGACCGGGGCCGTCTCACGATCAACGCGGCTCGCTTCCTTCGCTTTGCTCCGTGCAGCTCCGCCCCGCTTGGCGGCGCGCCTTAAGGCGCGGCGTTTGATCCCTCGTCTCACTGGTCCCGGCTCCCCTGCCCCCATGAGGCCGCACTCCCGCGGCCCGCGAAACAAGGGGAACTGCCATGAAGCCCGAACGCTTCGACATTCACCAGCACATCACCAATCAGATCATTGCCGCGATCGAGTCCGGCGCAGGCGAATTCCGCCTGCCCTGGCACCGGTCGGCCGGCAACATCATGCGTCCCGTCAATATCGCCTCGAAGAGCCGCTATCGCGGCGTCAACATCCTGACCCTCTGGACCGCCGCCGATGCTGGCGGCTACATGTCGGGAGCCTGGGGCACCTACAAGCAATGGGCCGAAGCCGGTGCGTAAGTCCTCAAGGCATGCGTGCACTGAATCAGATTTCTGCACGTCCGGCTGGCGATGAAATTGAGGTTCATTGCGCAATCTCCTTCCTAACGCAGTATTTCCCCGAGTTGCTGCTTTCCGTTCATATCTCCCAAGCCGCCGAAACAAAAACCCGCAGCCAGCTGAGCCTTAATCTCGGCGGGGTGGCGTTAATATCTTGTTAACCCAATATCGCTGGACCTACAGAGAGAATCGTGGCCTATTCCCTGACGGGCGGAGGGCGTCAAAGCGCCTTCCACCCGTCAATTAGGGCCGAGAACGACGATGGTTGAAGTCGCGAGACGTCTTGCAGCACGGGAAGATCCTGCGGAGAGGATTGTCCGCCACGCCGGCGTGCTCTCTAACCAAATGCAGGCTCTACGGCAGAGAATGTACCCACCGCATGCCGAAAAAAGCCTCCGCAACTTTATGACCAACGAGGTGTCGAAGCTCACATCAATTCCCGGTTCCACACTGAAGACAATGTCAATTGAAGGCAAAGGGCCAATACCGGCTCGTCTCGAGAATAATCATAGGGCTTACACGCTCACGCAAATAAATGAGCTACGTCGCCTCTTTGCCGAACAGAAGCCATTGGAGGCGTTGCGGTTTCTGCCCCGTCGACGTCCGGGCGAACATCTTCAGGTCTTGGCCATCGCGAATTTCAAGGGTGGAAGTGCCAAGACGACCACAAGTCTGCACTTGGCTCATTATCTTGGTCTCCACGGGTATCGTGTTTTAGCAATCGATCTCGACCCACAGGCGTCATTATCTGCGATGTTTGGCGCCCAGCCTGAAATGGATGTCGGCGACAACGAGACGATCTATGCCGCGTTACGCCATGATGACCTTCGGCGCCCGATCCGGGATATCATTCGGAAGACCTATTTCACGGGGGTGGATCTTATCCCGGGAAATATTGAGGTTATGGAATACGAACACGAGATTCCGCGTATTTTGGCGCAGCGCAGTTCTTCTGGAGGGTTGTTCTTCGAGCGCCTTCGGTTGGCAATTGCTGAAGCAGACGTCGATTATGACGTAGTTATCCTGGATACCCCGCCGTCATTGGGATTCTTGACCCTGGGCGCGATTTACGCGGCAACGGGACTGGTGGTCACGGTCCACCCCGCTATGCTCGACGTCGCCTCCATGAGCCAGTTCCTATTGATGATGAGTGACTTGATTGGAGTCATTAAGGAGGCAGGGGCAACTCTGAATCAGGACTTTTTCCGTTATCTCATCACGCGACATGACCCAAATGATCAGCCTCAAGCGCAAATAGTGTCGATGTTGCGCCTGCTCTTCGCGGATGAAGTATTGATGCCGACGGCGATAGAGAGCACCGCCATTGAGGCAGCCGGCCTTGCAAAACGTAGCCTTTATGAACTGGAATCCGGTGAAATTGGGCGCGACACGTTTCTCCGGGCGCGAGAGTCCATGGATTCTGTCAACGATAGTATCCGGGCTCTGATCGCCGAGAGCTGGGGGCGGCAATGAGCAAACATTCTCCTAGAAAGTCTATTATCTCGAATTTCAGCGCTCTCTCTGCGGGACTGACCGAACAGCCAGATGACGAAACTAAGGCTGGTTCACCCCGGCTTGGACAAACGCCACAACCTGTTTCGCGTGTCGGCGCAGGCGTGATCGGTGCCACTCAGCGCACTTTGACTGATATTCGGGAGGAGCGGGACAGGCTTCGGGCCCAACTCGAGGCTGGCGGCATACGAGAACTCGACCCTTCGTTGGTCGATCCTTCGCCCTACCCCGATCGTCTGCCGGAAGATGATAATCATGATTTTGAGGAGTTCAAAAAGCTTATCTCCGACGAAGGACAGAAGGTTCCGATCGGAGTGCGGCCGCATCCTGTCGCCCCTGACCGGTACCAAGTGGTTTACGGCCATCGACGTTGGCGGGCAGCCAAGGAACTCGGCATAACCGTCAAGGCGGTGATCGCCAGCCTTACCGACCGGGAACTGGTCATCGCGCAAGGAATTGAGAATTCTGCGCGTCAGGACCTTAGTTGGATTGAAAAGGCTCTCTTCGCGTGGCGCATGGATGAAGCGGGGATAAAGGCACGAGACATCCGCTCTGCCCTCGCGATCGACGATCCTGAGTTAGCCCGATTCCGTGCAGTTTGCCGGGCCCTTTCCGTGGAAACAATTCTAGCGATTGGCCGAGCGCCAAAGGCCGGCCGACCTCGTTGGGTGGCGCTTGGAAACGCTGTCAACGCAGACCCGACCGCGCTGGATCGCCTGAAGGAATCCTTGGCATCTGCCAAGGATTCTGTGTCCGACGATCGGTTCCGCGCCGCTCTGGAGTCCGTGAAAATACGGACTGAGAGCCCGCGCAGGGGCCTCGACCTTTCGTCTCCTGCAGGGAAAGTCGTCGGCCGGGCCACGTTTTCGGCGTCGGAAATACGGCTGACGATCGAAAAGTCCCGTTCGGAGGCGTTTGCCACTTTTCTGAGTGCAGAACTTCCTTCGTTGATGAGCAAGTTTTTTGGGAGTGAGCGTGAAGAGTAATTTGATGGTGAGAAGAATCCTTGGCAGATGCCAAGGATTCTTCATCGTTCACGATCGGCGCTTCCGCTGATCAAAAACGGCAATCACCCGAACAATGAAGTAGAGGACGGAACTCACGGCAAAAAGAAAGGCCCCCAAGCGGCGAACCAACTCGAGAGCCTTCGTGTTCTTTTGGCGAAGATACGAATAAGCCTCTCCATAAAATTTGTCAATGTTGGAACGTCGATTCGGCGAGCAGTTCTTCTTTGCCTGAAGCCATAGAGGCAGAGGCATGGAACAAAATTGCTCAACGACGCCCTTCGGGCGGCGGTCGCTGACGCTTGCCATGGTGGCGAGCCAGGCGACCGCAAAAGACTTCATGCGCCGTGCCGGCGCGGCGGAAATCGTCGTCCACAAATGGCGGCTATTTCGGGCCCTGACAGAGGCGAAAGCGCCGCTTGGCGTCACCGACCGGGCGCTATCGGTTTTGCACGCCCTGCTGAGCTTCCATCAGGAGACGGTGCTGACGCTGTCCGAGAAGGGCGTGGGGGTCTCGGAAAGCGGAGTATCCCTGGGGATCGTCGTATTTCCGTCGAATAAGGAATTGTCGATCCGCGCCCACGGCATGGCCCCAGCGACCTTGCGCCGGCATATCGCCATGCTAGTCGACGCCGGCTTGATCATCCGCCGAGACTCACCCAACGGCAAACGCTTCGCCCGGAGAGGGCAGGGGGGCGGAATCGACGAGGCCTTTGGATTCGACCTGACGCCGCTCATTGCGCGCGCGACTGAAATCGAGAACCTCGCCGAAGAGGTGCGCGCCGAAAACCGCGCCATGGCCTTGTTGCGCGAGAGGGTCACCCTGGCGAGGCGTGACATCGTGAAGATGATCGAGATGGGAATAGAAGAGGGCGTTCCCGGCGACTGGGAAACCCGCCACAGCGATTATCGGGCGCTTGCCAGCCGCCAGGCGCGAAAAATGACGCGGACCGATTTGGAGGCTTTGGCGGGGGAACTCGCCGCGCTCGCGGCCCAAATCAATAGTGTGCTGGAAAACCACGTTAAACGCCAAAACAAGAGCGCCAATGAGTCTCAAACTGAGCGCCATATACAGAATCAAAACTCAAACATTTCTGATCTTGAACCTAGCCTTCAAGAAGGCAGGGCCGAACCGCCCGAGCTAATTGGCAAGGAAGCGGCGGCCGATGGGGGAGGGGCATTGGAACCTGAGAGGCAGGAAACCGAACCGCGCATCCATCCCGGGCCACCGCCAGCCCCCAGAACCTATCCGCTTGGGATGGTGCTGCAAGCCTGTCCGGATATCGTCGATTACGCCAGGGGCGGGGAGATTTCATCGTGGCGGGATCTCGCGATGGCCGCTGCGACGGTTCGTTCAGCCCTTGGCGTCTCGCCCGACGCCTGGGCGCAGGCGCTCGAGGTTATGGGCGAGCATGACGCCTCGATCGTTATCGCCGCAATTCTGCAGCGGGGCGAGGAAATCACCTCCGCCGGCGGCTATTTGCGCGCACTGACGGCCAAGGCGCGGGCAGGGGAGTTTTCGCTGGGTCCGGTGCTCATGGCGTTATTGCGCGGCAAGGCCGCCAGATCGGCGAAATTGCGAAAGGCGGCGGGGTGACCACGAAGGTTGCTAATGGAGACGGGTTTGTGAGCGCCGCGCCTTTAGAAATTCAGGCCGGCCCTTTCGACCCAGCCGGCGACGGTTTGGCCAATGGCGTGGACCTGCACCCATCTGCCGTCTTGCCCGAGGACCTCGACACGGGAGCCATAGACAGCCCGACCAAGGATCTTCGCGGCCCCCCCTTGGCGCGTCTCTGATGGGCAGATCGATTTTGGAAACCAGCGCGGAATCCAATCTCACCGGCGAAGCTTTGGCGTCCGCAGTGAATTTTTCCGCAGTCGCTGTCTTTTGCCTTGCGATGATTTTCTGTTTCTCGCCGGCGGCACGCATTGTCTGCGAGGGGCGGCGAACGTGTAAATGAGGGCCCACAGGGTGCCGAACATGAACACCGCGGCGGCGACGCTCTTTCCGGCGAAGAGGGCGTATCTCATGCCGACTCCGCGCGGGAGAGGCGCGGTCGCGGGCTTTGTGGCGGGCCGTGGCGTCGATGCGTTGGCGCGCCGAGACTTCGCAGGATTTTTCTGATGACGTGACGCCCCGGCGGTCGTGACCGTTGACATGGATAACCCCTCGCCCTTTCCGAAGATTATGATTAGACGGAGAAGGGTTTACGGATCTTTGAAAGCCGAACATCAGGCTGCGGCTTTGAGGACGATCCGGCCCGCCGGCCGCAGCGCATCACAGGGCCACATAACCGCGACGCTCCTTCACGCGCCGCTGCCGGGCAAGAGCCTCCATAGCTTGCCCCCTATCGTCAAAAGCGGCCATGCGCAGCCGGCTGGCCCCCCCGATCCGTCCCCATTCCGCGACCAAACACCAGCGCCCGAACAGATCCGGCGCGACATCGAGGCGGTAGAACCGGCGCATGTTCCGGGCCAGGTTTATGCGATGCAAAACGATAGCATCCACGACCGCGAGTCTGAGTGCTCGCGGGACCTCGGTCAAGATCTCGGGGACTGCCTGTCCTGAGCCTGCGCCAGCGCCGGTCCCGCCGCTCATCAGGCGGCTCATTGCTTGCCTCTGCGGTCTCGTCGTCGCGGCGGCCACCTTAATCGCCCATGAGGCATTAGCCTTCGACGTTCACTTCGATATCGGCGCGCGCGATATGCTGCTTCTCTGTTTCTTCACCGGAATCGGCCTCATGCGCGTTTCTCCGATCTATTGGACGGAGGGCGGCCGCTCGCTGCGCTTCTTGCAATAACTCTTCTGTATCTGCTGATACAGAACTTGATCGCCGCGACCACCGCGACGGCTCTCGGCCTCCCGCAGGGCATGGCGGTCCCGCTTGGCTCTGCCTCGCTCAATGGCGGCCCCGGAACGGTCATCGCCTGGGGGCCGGTGATCGTCACTCGAACGCGATGGAAGTCGGGCTCGCGTCAGCGACGCTGGGTCTCGTCGCGGCCAGCGTCGTCGGTGGGCCTCTCGGCCGACTTCTCATTGTCCGCAATCAGCTCTCCGGTCCAAACGATTCAGAGCCAATCATGGGGCTGCCCGAAGCGCCCGAAGACGACATCAATCACGTTGGATTGCTTCGGACGGTTCTGGTTCTTAACGTGGCCATCCTGATCGGCTTCGGTCTCAATGACCTCCTGCGTCACGCAGGGATTAAGCTTCCTCTCTTCGTGGCGTGTCTTCTGACGGCGATCGCGCTCACCAACGTCGTTCCGCGCCTCTTCCCCGGTCTCGAATGGCCGTCGCGGACGCGAGGTCTCGCGTTGATTTCGAACCTCGCGTTGAACGTTTTCCTCTCAATGTCGCTGATGAGCATGCAGCTTTGGACGCTCGGCGGGCTGGGTCCCGCGCTTGTCGATGTCCTGGCCATTCAGACGCTCGCGGCGATCTTATACATCCTGTTCGTTGTTTTTCCCGCCATGGGCGGCACATACGAAGCTGCGGTGATCGCGGCCGGGTTTGGCAGCGTCAGCCTCGGCGCCACGCCGACGGCGATCGCCAACATGACGGCGGTGACGAAAATCTATGGCGCCGCTCGTCTCGGCGTTTTTCATCGACCTGGCGAACACCGCCGCTGTCAGCGCTCTGGTTCGTTGACGGCCGCTTCCCGAGGCGATGATTTCTCCCCCAAACGGAGGGGCTCAAGCCCGGCGTTCGGCCGCGGCTAAACCCTGCAGGGCAATAATCGCTCACAGCCCGGCGGCCTTGGTGAGATTGATCCTGAAGCGGTCGCGTTTGCGCTGGTAGCGGCGGGTCATTTCAGGGGAGGCGTGACCAAGGTGCCTTTGCACATGGCCTTCCTCGATCTGCGCGGAGGAGGCGAGGCCGGCCCGTAAGGAGTGACCGGAGAAGGCTCGCTTGCGCTCCCCTTCCGGGAGATCGCCGCGCAGCCCGGCGGCGAGCGCGCTCTTTTGCACGAGGCGCGCGACGTGTTTGTCGGAGAGGCGCTCAGGCGCGACGCCGGCGTTCTTGCGGAGAAGAGGCCGGAACACCGGACCCCGCGTGATCCTTCCGAGTTTGAGCCAGGTCTCGAGCATGGCGACGGGGCAGGTGAGGGGAGATGAGCCGCGGCCGATCTCGACCTCGCGCCAGCCGGTCTTGCCGTTGAGGGTCAACACCAGGCCGCCGCCGTTCTGGTCGGCGCCGACGATCTCGATCCAGCCCGTTCCGTCTTCCGTCTGCTCCGGGCCGCAATCCAGGCCGACGATCTCCGAGCGCCGCAGGCCGCCGGCAAAACCGATGGCAAGAATGGCCTTGTCGCGCAGGCCGCGCAGGTCGTTGTCCAGGACCGCCAGCATGGCCAGAAGCTCGTCGGCGAAGATCGCCTCCTTCTGGACCGGCGGGCGTCCGTGAGCCCGGCGGATGCCGGCCAGCACCGTGGCGATATGCGGGTCGCTTGTGTCCAGCAGGCGGCCGAGCTGGCGATAGCGCCAGCAGATGCCGGAGAGCCGGCGCTCCAGCGAGGAAACAGACAACGGCGGCCGGCTTCCAGCGCCGATGTTTCGAGCGCCGGCAGAGACTGCGCCCTCGACGCAGGCGGCGAGATAGAGGCCGACGGTCTGCGGGTCCGGGGGCAGGGGGTCGAGCCCCTGCCGGCGCAGCCAGGAGGCGAAGTGCCGCCAGTCGGCGTCATAGGCCCGCTGGGTGTTCTCGGAGCGGGCGTTGCGGGCGTAGTCGCGGGCCTTTTCCGAGAGCGCCGCGAGATGGGGGGCGGGCTCGGCCAGCGCCCTGCCGTCGGTGTTGTCCTCGTCGGCTTTAGCCATGCTTGTCCTCGCTTGCCCCGCCGCGGCCGCGGGCCTCGCGCGCGCCTGGGGGTCGAAAATCCGACGCCTGGGCCCGCTGTGGGCGGTCCAAAAGGCTGTCGCTCCGGCTTAATTGGTGGACGGGAAATCGTTGATAATCCTTGAGTTCGGTTCAGGCAAAATAAGCGGATTCCTGCTTATTTGGTGGAATATCCCGGCTTAATTGGCGGATTGCTACGGGCGTTTCGCATTGGCGCCATTCCGATCGGTTCGGTTCGCCGGGATAGATATAAGCCGTTGAAAATGCATGAATCAGGGGAGCGATGGTAGAAGAGTTCCGGTCTTTTTCGCGGAATTTTCAGCCTTAATCGCCGGACGACGTAGGGGGAACGCAACCTGCAAGGCAATCGACAGCCCCAAGATCGATGGAGATGTCGGCGGCCCGTTTTTCATGAGACCGAGTCCCTTTTGTTGAGGCCGCTTTCATCGCCCCGGGCGCCTATGGGGCCGCGATCGGCGGCGTCACGATTGGCAGGCGAGTTCGCCAATTAAGCCGGAAGGCGGACGCGAAAATCCGACGCCTGGATTGGCCGTCCGCTCATTAAAACGGAGCGACACGCCCAGTATAGCAGGGGGTTCGTCATACGTCCGATAAGCGCACATTATTGGACATCAATATCACAAGACAAGCCCGGCGGAAAGAGCCCAAAATCAGTCGACAAAGCGCCGCCGTCAGCTAAGATTCTTGCCATGCAGCCGCTTGATTCGATGTGCGCGTCCGCGCCTGTTCCCTCCGCCAAGCGGCCGCCGCGCGCGCGCCGCGCCGAGGCGGCATTAGCGATGCAAACGTCTGAAATTCAACCGCTTCCGCGCTGGACGCGGTCGCAAGGGGCCGATTCTGGCGCGGCGGCTTTTTCGACGGGCGCTGGCCTCGCGCTGTTCGACCAGATCCTGCGCAGTGGATCGGACGGCGCTGAGCCGCCCTTCGCCGGCTGCCTGCGCCAGCGCCTCGCTCTGCGCGCCGCTGAATCCTGCGCAACGCTCTCCCGGCTGCGCGAGGACGCGGCCGTCTTGCGCGACGCCGAACATCTTTCGGGCGGCGGCGAGACGAGCCCTGCCGGCCGGCTGCATAGTGTCTTCCGTCTTTACGCATCGTTTCCGGCGCGCTTCGACTCGACGCTCTTGCGCGCAGCGGGGCTGCTCGGACTGAATGAGGCGCTCGACGCGGGCGTCCTTGCGGAAGTGGCGACCACGGCGCCCGATCCGCTTACTGCGGCGGCGCGCGTCAGCGCCGCGGCGATGAAACACGGCGCGCCCACCGCGGACTGGGAAACTTTCGTCTTTGTCGTCGCCGATCTTGCGCTCGCGAGCCGTCTGAACTGGGCGCGGCCGGTCCCTCTGCTCGCCGTCGCCATCCTGCATCCCTCGCTGCGGCGCGGAGCAGGGGGAAAGCGCCCACGGCCCACGGACGACGACTGGCCGGATTCCGTCGCGCGCGCCTATGGGCTCGCAATCGTCGAGGCCCATGGGCTCGCCGTCGACCTGGCGAGGCGCGCGCAAAAGCTCGTTTCCGTCGCACCGATGTTGCGCGCGAAAGGCGCATGGCGCGTCGTCGAGATGCTGCTTGTCGACGACGCCGTCACGCCCGCCGCCGCCGCGTCCCGCTCCGGCCTCTCGGATCGCGCCGCGCGGCGGCTGTTCGACCGGCTCGTCGCGCTCGGCGCCGTGCGCGAACTCTCGGGCCGCGACAGTTTCAGGATCTACGGCCTGTGACCCGCGCCGCCGCCGCCCGTCTCGACCGCGATCTGTCCGATCTACC
This region of Methylocystis iwaonis genomic DNA includes:
- a CDS encoding ArdC family protein; its protein translation is MKPERFDIHQHITNQIIAAIESGAGEFRLPWHRSAGNIMRPVNIASKSRYRGVNILTLWTAADAGGYMSGAWGTYKQWAEAGA
- the repA gene encoding plasmid partitioning protein RepA, producing MVEVARRLAAREDPAERIVRHAGVLSNQMQALRQRMYPPHAEKSLRNFMTNEVSKLTSIPGSTLKTMSIEGKGPIPARLENNHRAYTLTQINELRRLFAEQKPLEALRFLPRRRPGEHLQVLAIANFKGGSAKTTTSLHLAHYLGLHGYRVLAIDLDPQASLSAMFGAQPEMDVGDNETIYAALRHDDLRRPIRDIIRKTYFTGVDLIPGNIEVMEYEHEIPRILAQRSSSGGLFFERLRLAIAEADVDYDVVILDTPPSLGFLTLGAIYAATGLVVTVHPAMLDVASMSQFLLMMSDLIGVIKEAGATLNQDFFRYLITRHDPNDQPQAQIVSMLRLLFADEVLMPTAIESTAIEAAGLAKRSLYELESGEIGRDTFLRARESMDSVNDSIRALIAESWGRQ
- the repB gene encoding plasmid partitioning protein RepB; its protein translation is MSKHSPRKSIISNFSALSAGLTEQPDDETKAGSPRLGQTPQPVSRVGAGVIGATQRTLTDIREERDRLRAQLEAGGIRELDPSLVDPSPYPDRLPEDDNHDFEEFKKLISDEGQKVPIGVRPHPVAPDRYQVVYGHRRWRAAKELGITVKAVIASLTDRELVIAQGIENSARQDLSWIEKALFAWRMDEAGIKARDIRSALAIDDPELARFRAVCRALSVETILAIGRAPKAGRPRWVALGNAVNADPTALDRLKESLASAKDSVSDDRFRAALESVKIRTESPRRGLDLSSPAGKVVGRATFSASEIRLTIEKSRSEAFATFLSAELPSLMSKFFGSEREE
- the repC gene encoding plasmid replication protein RepC yields the protein MEQNCSTTPFGRRSLTLAMVASQATAKDFMRRAGAAEIVVHKWRLFRALTEAKAPLGVTDRALSVLHALLSFHQETVLTLSEKGVGVSESGVSLGIVVFPSNKELSIRAHGMAPATLRRHIAMLVDAGLIIRRDSPNGKRFARRGQGGGIDEAFGFDLTPLIARATEIENLAEEVRAENRAMALLRERVTLARRDIVKMIEMGIEEGVPGDWETRHSDYRALASRQARKMTRTDLEALAGELAALAAQINSVLENHVKRQNKSANESQTERHIQNQNSNISDLEPSLQEGRAEPPELIGKEAAADGGGALEPERQETEPRIHPGPPPAPRTYPLGMVLQACPDIVDYARGGEISSWRDLAMAAATVRSALGVSPDAWAQALEVMGEHDASIVIAAILQRGEEITSAGGYLRALTAKARAGEFSLGPVLMALLRGKAARSAKLRKAAG
- a CDS encoding SH3 domain-containing protein, producing MPRWFPKSICPSETRQGGAAKILGRAVYGSRVEVLGQDGRWVQVHAIGQTVAGWVERAGLNF
- a CDS encoding WGR domain-containing protein encodes the protein MSRLMSGGTGAGAGSGQAVPEILTEVPRALRLAVVDAIVLHRINLARNMRRFYRLDVAPDLFGRWCLVAEWGRIGGASRLRMAAFDDRGQAMEALARQRRVKERRGYVAL
- a CDS encoding tyrosine-type recombinase/integrase; amino-acid sequence: MAKADEDNTDGRALAEPAPHLAALSEKARDYARNARSENTQRAYDADWRHFASWLRRQGLDPLPPDPQTVGLYLAACVEGAVSAGARNIGAGSRPPLSVSSLERRLSGICWRYRQLGRLLDTSDPHIATVLAGIRRAHGRPPVQKEAIFADELLAMLAVLDNDLRGLRDKAILAIGFAGGLRRSEIVGLDCGPEQTEDGTGWIEIVGADQNGGGLVLTLNGKTGWREVEIGRGSSPLTCPVAMLETWLKLGRITRGPVFRPLLRKNAGVAPERLSDKHVARLVQKSALAAGLRGDLPEGERKRAFSGHSLRAGLASSAQIEEGHVQRHLGHASPEMTRRYQRKRDRFRINLTKAAGL
- a CDS encoding DUF1403 family protein; this translates as MQTSEIQPLPRWTRSQGADSGAAAFSTGAGLALFDQILRSGSDGAEPPFAGCLRQRLALRAAESCATLSRLREDAAVLRDAEHLSGGGETSPAGRLHSVFRLYASFPARFDSTLLRAAGLLGLNEALDAGVLAEVATTAPDPLTAAARVSAAAMKHGAPTADWETFVFVVADLALASRLNWARPVPLLAVAILHPSLRRGAGGKRPRPTDDDWPDSVARAYGLAIVEAHGLAVDLARRAQKLVSVAPMLRAKGAWRVVEMLLVDDAVTPAAAASRSGLSDRAARRLFDRLVALGAVRELSGRDSFRIYGL